In Quercus robur chromosome 11, dhQueRobu3.1, whole genome shotgun sequence, the following proteins share a genomic window:
- the LOC126705762 gene encoding purple acid phosphatase-like: protein MCRQKVKMGLFGSSLSSSLIAVILVLSLAVVCHGGKTSSFVRKVEKTIDMPLNSDVFKVPPGYNAPQQVHITQGDHVGEAMIISWVTVDEPGSSKVVFWSENSKEKRHAEGKVTTYKYYNYKSGFIHHTTIRNLKFNTKYYYVVGIGHTTRQFWFVTPPEVGPDVPYTFGLIGDLGQSYDSNRTLTHYELNPQKGKTVLFVGDLSYADNYPNHDNNRWDSWGRFAERSVAYQPWIWTAGNHEIDYEPSIGETKPFKPYSHRYHVPFKASNSTEPFWYSIKRASAYIIVLSSYSAYGKYTPQYKWLEEELPKVNRTETPWLIVLMHSPWYNSYNYHFLEGETMRVMYEAWFVKYKVDVVFAGHVHAYERSERVSNIAYNVVNGICTPIKDQSAPVYITIGDGGNLEGLATNMTEPQPPYSAYREASFGHAIFDIKNRTHAYYSWHRNQDGYAVEADTMWFFNRYNHPVDDSTSTQS, encoded by the exons ATGTGCAGGCAAAAGGTCAAGATGGGTCTTTTTGGttcttctttatcttcttctttgatcgcagttattttggttttgagttTAGCAGTGGTGTGTCATGGAGGAAAGACCAGTTCTTTTGTCAGAAAAGTTGAGAAGACTATTGACATGCCTCTTAATAGCGATGTCTTTAAAGTCCCACCTGGTTATAATGCACCTCAACAG GTACATATAACACAAGGAGACCATGTGGGAGAGGCAATGATTATATCATGGGTGACTGTGGATGAACCGGGTTCCAGTAAAGTGGTCTTTTGGAGTGAAAACAGCAAGGAAAAGAGACATGCCGAAGGCAAAGTTACTACCTATAAGTACTACAATTACAAGTCTGGTTTCATTCATCAcacaaccatcagaaacttgAAG TTCAACACCAAATACTACTATGTGGTTGGGATTGGGCACACTACTCGGCAGTTCTGGTTTGTAACTCCACCTGAAGTTGGCCCTGATGTGCCTTATACATTTGGTCTTATTG GGGATCTTGGTCAGAGTTATGATTCAAATAGGACACTTACTCATTATGAGTTAAACCCACAGAAAGGGAAAACAGTGCTGTTCGTTGGGGACCTCTCTTATGCAGATAACTATCCAAATCATGACAATAATAGGTGGGATTCATGGGGAAGATTTGCTGAGAGAAGTGTTGCTTATCAACCATGGATATGGACTGCAGGGAATCACGAGATTGACTATGAGCCATCAATT GGAGAAACCAAGCCTTTTAAGCCTTACAGTCACCGTTATCATGTGCCTTTTAAAGCTTCAAATAGTACAGAACCCTTTTGGTATTCAATCAAGAGAGCTTCAGCTTACATCATTGTCTTGTCCTCATACTCCGCATATG GTAAATATACCCCTCAATACAAATGGCTTGAAGAGGAACTACCAAAAGTTAACCGGACTGAGACACCTTGGTTGATTGTTCTAATGCATTCCCCTTGGTATAACAGCTACAACTATCATTTTCTGGAGGGTGAAACCATGAGAGTAATGTATGAGGCATGGTTTGTGAAGTACAAAGTTGATGTGGTGTTTGCTGGTCATGTTCATGCTTATGAACGATCT GAACGTGTATCCAACATTGCATACAATGTTGTAAATGGTATTTGCACTCCTATAAAGGATCAATCAGCGCCTGTATATATAACCATTGGCGATGGAGGCAATCTTGAAGGCTTAGCAACCAA TATGACGGAACCACAGCCACCATACTCAGCTTATCGTGAGGCTAGTTTTGGTCATGCCATTTTTGACATTAAGAACCGAACCCATGCGTACTATAGTTGGCACCGTAATCAAGATGGATATGCAGTGGAAGCAGATACTATGTGGTTTTTCAACAGATACAATCATCCAGTTGATGATTCCACAAGTACCCAATCATGA